Proteins from a genomic interval of Onychostoma macrolepis isolate SWU-2019 chromosome 17, ASM1243209v1, whole genome shotgun sequence:
- the dpysl5a gene encoding LOW QUALITY PROTEIN: dihydropyrimidinase-related protein 5a (The sequence of the model RefSeq protein was modified relative to this genomic sequence to represent the inferred CDS: inserted 1 base in 1 codon), with protein sequence MSSSSATVRILIKGGKVVNDDFTQEADVYIENGIIQQVGKELMIPGGAKVIDATGKLVLPGGIDTSVHLNESFMNANTADDFYSGTKAALAGGTTMVIGHVLPEKNESLLDAYEKCRSHADAKACCDYALHVGVTWWGPKVRAQMETLVREKGVNSFQMFMAYKDMYMLRDSELFQALQNCKDIGAVARVHAENGELVAEGAREALDLGISGPEGIEISRPEELEAEAVHRAITIANRAHCPIYLVNVSSMSAGDVLASAKMQGKVVHGEATTAHAVLNGLQYYHQDWAHAAAFVTVPPLRLDPNTPNYLLSLLGNDTLNVVTSDHRPFTTKQKAMGKDDFTKIPQGVPGVQDRMSVIWERGVVGGKMDENRFVAVTSSNAAKIYNLYPRKGRIIPGADADLVVWDPESTRTISVTTQWQGGDVNLYENLRCHGVPLVTISRGRVVYENGIFTCAEGSGKFYPLRTFPDYLYKKMVQREKCQALKGVERAPYIGDVAAVQNSGKKEVGPSDGDMNPRPCTRHGGMRDLHESSFSLSGAQIDDNVPXRASARILAPPGGRSSGIW encoded by the exons ATGTCTTCCAGCTCAGCAACGGTGCGCATTCTTATAAAGGGAGGTAAAGTGGTGAACGATGACTTCACACAAGAAGCGGACGTGTACATCGAGAATGGCATTATCCAGCAAGTGGGCAAGGAGCTGATGATCCCAGGTGGGGCCAAGGTTATAGATGCCACAGGAAAGCTGGTGCTTCCGGGTGGCATAGACACCAGTGTTCACCTGAACGAGAGCTTCATGAACGCCAACACCGCAGATGACTTCTACAGCGGCACCAAG GCTGCTCTGGCTGGAGGCACCACTATGGTGATTGGTCATGTGCTGCCAGAGAAGAACGAATCATTGCTGGACGCTTATGAAAAGTGCCGCTCTCACGCTGATGCCAAGGCCTGCTGTGATTACGCTCTTCATGTGGGAGTGACCTGGTGGGGACCAAAG GTCAGGGCTCAAATGGAGACACTGGTGCGGGAGAAAGGGGTGAACTCCTTCCAGATGTTCATGGCATATAAGGACATGTACATGCTGAGGGACAGCGAGCTGTTTCAGGCCCTGCAGAACTGTAAGGATATCGGTGCTGTGGCTCGTGTCCATGCGGAGAATGGAGAGCTGGTTGCTGAG GGTGCCAGAGAAGCACTGGATCTGGGTATTAGTGGACCGGAGGGCATTGAGATAAGCAGACCTGAGGAG CTGGAAGCAGAGGCCGTCCACCGAGCTATTACCATCGCTAACAGA GCCCACTGTCCCATATATCTTGTGAATGTGTCAAGCATGTCAGCAGGGGATGTTTTAGCATCCGCTAAAATGCAGG GGAAAGTGGTGCATGGAGAGGCGACCACTGCTCATGCGGTCTTAAACGGGCTGCAGTACTACCACCAGGACTGGGCCCACGCAGCTGCTTTCGTCACTGTGCCACCACTCAGACTCGACCCCAACACGCCCAATTACCTTCTCAGCCTTCTGGGAAA TGACACTCTAAACGTCGTGACATCGGACCACCGACCCTTCACCACTAAACAGAAGGCCATGGGCAAAGACGACTTCACTAAAATCCCTCAAGGTGTCCCTGGGGTGCAGGACCGCATGAGTGTTATTTGGGAGCGGGGAGTG GTCGGAGGGAAGATGGATGAGAATCGTTTTGTTGCTGTCACAAGCTCCAATGCTGCAAAGATCTACAACCTTTACCCCAGGAAGGGCAGGATCATCCCTGGAGCCGATGCTGATCTGGTCGTCTGGGATCCAGAATCAACGAG GACCATCTCTGTGACCACTCAATGGCAGGGTGGAGATGTAAATCTGTACGAGAATCTACGCTGTCACGGCGTCCCGCTGGTAACCATCAGCCGCGGTCGCGTGGTCTATGAAAACGGCATCTTCACCTGTGCTGAGGGCTCAGGAAAGTTCTACCCTCTCCGAACCTTCCCAGACTACCTCTACAAGAAAATGGTGCAGCGGGAGAAG TGTCAAGCACTCAAGGGGGTGGAGCGTGCGCCCTACATTGGAGATGTAGCTGCAGTGCAGAATTCAGGGAAGAAGGAAGTGGGCCCTTCAGATGGGGACATGAACCCACGACCCTGCACGCGCCACGGGGGAATGAGAGACCTACATGAGTCCAGCTTTAGTTTGTCTG GTGCCCAAATTGATGATAATGTTC AAAGAGCTTCCGCACGGATTCTGGCGCCGCCCGGTGGTCGTTCTAGTGGAATCTGGTAA